From a single Solenopsis invicta isolate M01_SB chromosome 4, UNIL_Sinv_3.0, whole genome shotgun sequence genomic region:
- the LOC105203127 gene encoding uncharacterized protein K02A2.6-like, whose protein sequence is MSLTPEALMALSTAFTEAIREATRMAAESTTGTTTSTHSKPPSFKISEYRSSDGATVEDYFKRFEWALKLSKIAEEHWANFARVHMGTELNQALKFLVSPRSPEDLTFEQIRDTLKNHIDRAKNKFAESIRFRKICQQKDETVASFALRLRQGAVHCEYGEFLDRMLIEQLLHGLESSDTCDEIIAKKPATFDAAFDIAHTLEATRLTANEVKTTMTPAPEATHKLGYTQPKKKYGNKQGRQRSSSRNRQQQYQHKQKDFSKKKQDQRCQGCGRDHPRSQCQFRDAECHNCGIKGHIATVCRSKKKEKSDQVSDALVPADHVDSIQYFNKVNDINTSNLARKRMINVSIDGHNLEMELDTGAPCGIVSKKMLHTIKPTCLLQKTDRQFASYTSHKINCIGRLPVNVTIGRTTKRLNLYVVDGNFDTLMGREWISHFTHEIDFAKLFSSPDGIHAVSTVPPCLTAEQKGQLDQLLNRFQDVFDDVAGKLSGPPVKIHLKPEATPVFAKAREIPYALRDAYAREIDAKIKSRLYKKVDYSEWASTTHVVTKKNGKIRITGNYKPTLNPRIIIDEHPIPRAESIFNQMRGATTFCHLDITDAYSHLPVDEEFSHALTLNTPTHGLIRPTRAVYGAANIPAIWQRRMESVLQDLPKVRNFFDDVLLFADNFADLMITLEKTLERMRSHGLRLNRTKCVFASPSVEFLGHKIDAQGIHKSDKHIEAIRDAPKPSTHEELQLFLGKATYYNAYIPDLSTRDRPLRDILRQETFKWTPAAEKAFKEIKTALISPQVLMPYDPSLPLLLATDASKTGLGAVLSHRLSNGRERPIAYASRTMTTTEQKYPQIDKEALAIVWAVQKFFHYLYARHWTLITDHKPLTQILHPEKSLPVLCISRMANYADYLAHFDFDVIFKSTKENTNADYCSRASLSSTINAIQDSSPREKEEFDGDEFDHFIIKQIKQLPIDAEQIARETRKDPALGKIIKLLETGQNLERAGYKAPESAYKLASNCLVFEHRVVIPLVLRKAMLDDLHAAHLGIVKMKGMARSFIYWPGIDPEIERTAKSCVECAKHAHAPPKFRQHHWDYPKGPWERIHIDYAGPVAGMMLLIVSDAFSKWLEVKATNSMTTAATIAILDNLFTAHGVPTTVVSDNGTQFTSSEFKSFLQTSGVKYHKLTAPYHPSTNGQAERSVQTVKAALRAMGTTRSTLQEDLNRFLRHYRIAPHSTTEQSPSQLFLGRTLRTRLDLVRPDDVFTKVTQKWNSQFVPTLRSLKPTQVVYFLSGNPRMDKWIRGIITTRLGDLHYEIDYNGRRFKRHIDQIRGHEEGKTTEQSNVTPAPDVSNNWESRQPRRVRFYPDTSEAHTPVAPTNAKIQSSPVPQPRTSTRTTTVSEQIPSTASDRGVIRNGHASPPVLPRRSTRDRRLPNRFSPSR, encoded by the coding sequence ATGTCGTTAACACCCGAAGCGTTGATGGCATTGTCGACCGCCTTCACGGAAGCGATTCGAGAAGCAACACGAATGGCCGCGGAATCGACAACGGGGACCACAACCTCCACGCACTCAAAGCCACCATCGTTTAAAATAAGTGAATATCGATCCTCTGATGGGGCCACCGTCGAAGATTATTTTAAACGGTTCGAGTGGGCACTCAAATTAAGTAAAATCGCCGAAGAACATTGGGCCAACTTCGCTCGCGTTCACATGGGAACAGAGCTCAACCAGGCACTCAAATTCTTGGTAAGCCCACGATCACCTGAAGATCTCACATTTGAGCAAATACGGGATACCCTTAAGAACCATATAGATCgcgctaaaaataaatttgcggaAAGCATCCGATTTCGGAAAATCTGCCAACAAAAAGACGAAACGGTAGCAAGTTTTGCTCTTCGTTTACGGCAAGGTGCAGTTCACTGCGAGTACGGAGAATTTCTCGACAGAATGCTAATAGAACAATTATTGCATGGGCTCGAATCTAGTGACACGTGCGACGAAATTATAGCAAAGAAACCGGCAACTTTTGACGCGGCATTTGATATCGCACACACTCTTGAAGCAACTCGACTTACCGCTAATGAGGTTAAAACTACGATGACACCAGCTCCCGAAGCTACGCATAAACTAGGTTATACACAACCGAAAAAAAAGTACGGCAACAAACAAGGACGCCAGAGATCATCATCACGCAATCGACAGCAGCAATACCAACACAAGCAGAAAGATTTCTCAAAAAAGAAGCAGGACCAGCGATGCCAAGGATGTGGTAGAGACCATCCACGGAGTCAATGTCAATTCCGAGATGCCGAATGTCATAATTGCGGTATTAAGGGACACATCGCTACAGTGTGTCGATccaagaagaaagaaaaatccgATCAAGTTTCTGACGCACTCGTACCAGCAGATCACGTCGATTCTATTCAATACTTCAACAAGGTCAATGACATCAACACTTCCAACCTAGCACGGAAACGAATGATCAATGTCTCGATCGATGGCCATAATTTAGAGATGGAGCTGGATACTGGAGCACCCTGCGGTAtcgtaagtaaaaaaatgttacataccATTAAGCCTACATGTTTGTTGCAGAAAACCGATAGACAGTTCGCCAGTTATACGTCTCACAAAATCAATTGTATTGGACGACTGCCAGTCAATGTCACAATTGGCCGAACTACCAAGAGGCTTAATTTATACGTGGTGGATGGTAATTTCGATACGCTCATGGGTCGAGAATGGATCTCACACTTCACCCACGAAATAGATTTCGCAAAACTATTCTCATCGCCAGACGGGATTCACGCGGTGTCAACGGTACCGCCCTGTCTTACCGCAGAGCAAAAAGGTCAGCTAGATCAACTCCTGAATCGATTTCAAGATGTATTCGACGACGTAGCAGGGAAGCTATCGGGCCCGCCTGTCAAGATACATTTGAAACCAGAAGCGACACCAGTCTTCGCCAAAGCACGTGAAATACCTTACGCACTCCGTGATGCTTACGCGAGGGAAATCGATGCGAAAATCAAGTCAAGACTCTACAAAAAAGTCGATTATTCAGAATGGGCGTCGACTACGCACGTTGTAACGAAGAAAAATGGCAAAATCCGCATCACGGGTAATTACAAGCCAACACTTAATCCGCGTATCATTATAGATGAACATCCGATCCCGAGGGCTGAGTCAATATTCAATCAAATGAGAGGCGCAACAACCTTTTGTCATCTCGATATTACAGATGCGTATTCACATCTTCCTGTGGATGAGGAATTCAGTCACGCGCTTACGCTTAACACACCTACACATGGCTTGATTCGACCGACACGCGCAGTGTACGGCGCCGCAAATATTCCAGCTATCTGGCAACGACGGATGGAGTCTGTCCTCCAAGATCTTCCTAAAGTACGCAATTTTTTCGATGATGTACTACTTTTCGCCGATAACTTTGCCGATCTAATGATAACCTTGGAAAAAACGCTGGAAAGAATGCGCTCTCATGGTTTACGACTCAATCGCACGAAATGCGTCTTCGCATCACCCTCTGTGGAATTTCTAGGACATAAGATCGACGCTCAGGGCATCCACAAATCGGATAAACACATTGAGGCAATCCGAGATGCGCCGAAACCGTCAACGCATGAAGAACTCCAATTATTTCTGGGGAAAGCCACATACTACAATGCATACATCCCGGATCTTTCGACGAGAGACCGTCCGCTGCGAGATATACTTCGTCAGGAGACTTTCAAATGGACGCCTGCTGCAGAAAAGGCATTTAAGGAAATCAAAACAGCATTGATATCACCTCAAGTCCTTATGCCATACGACCCGTCGCTACCTCTACTTTTGGCAACCGATGCCAGCAAAACAGGCTTGGGCGCGGTACTCTCACATCGTCTCAGCAATGGTCGGGAGCGACCAATAGCTTATGCCAGTCGTACGATGACTACTACAGAACAGAAATACCCACAGATCGACAAAGAAGCGCTTGCCATCGTCTGGGCTGTACAGAAGTTCTTCCATTATCTCTACGCTCGTCATTGGACCTTGATCACTGATCACAAGCCACTAACTCAAATCCTTCATCCAGAAAAATCGCTACCGGTGCTATGTATTAGCAGAATGGCTAATTATGCAGACTATTTAGCTCATTTCGACTTTGATGTGATTTTCAAATCCACGAAAGAGAATACTAACGCTGATTATTGTTCCAGAGCATCACTATCATCAACGATTAACGCCATACAGGATTCTTCGCCACGAGAGAAGGAAGAGTTCGATGGAGATGAATTCGATCACTTCATCATTAAGCAAATTAAGCAATTACCAATCGACGCGGAACAAATCGCTCGAGAAACAAGAAAGGACCCTGCACTcggaaaaattatcaaattactaGAAACAGGACAAAACCTCGAACGTGCAGGTTACAAAGCTCCGGAGTCAGCCTATAAACTGGCCTCTAATTGTTTGGTGTTCGAACATCGTGTCGTGATACCACTCGTGCTACGGAAAGCAATGCTGGATGATCTACATGCGGCACATTTAGGTATCGTTAAAATGAAGGGAATGGCACGATCATTTATTTATTGGCCTGGCATCGATCCGGAAATTGAACGTACTGCGAAATCATGCGTTGAATGTGCTAAACATGCACATGCTCCCCCAAAGTTTCGTCAGCATCACTGGGACTACCCCAAAGGACCGTGGGAACGTATCCACATCGATTACGCCGGTCCCGTCGCTGGAATGATGCTCTTGATTGTCTCCGACGCATTTAGCAAATGGCTTGAAGTCAAGGCGACCAACTCGATGACGACGGCTGCAACAATTGCCATTCTTGATAACTTATTCACAGCTCACGGTGTTCCTACCACTGTAGTTTCAGACAATGGAACGCAGTTTACGTCATCTGAATTCAAATCGTTCTTACAAACCAGTGGCGTTAAATACCACAAGTTAACAGCGCCTTATCATCCCTCCACCAATGGACAAGCCGAACGAAGTGTGCAGACAGTCAAAGCTGCCCTTCGTGCCATGGGGACTACTCGTAGTACACTTCAAGAGGATCTAAACAGATTCCTTCGTCATTATCGCATCGCACCACACTCAACTACGGAACAATCACCATCACAGCTATTCCTCGGTCGAACATTACGAACACGCTTGGATTTGGTTCGACCTGATGACGTCTTCACAAAAGTTACTCAAAAGTGGAACTCACAGTTTGTTCCAACGTTGCGCTCACTGAAGCCAACTCAAGTCGTATATTTCCTTTCGGGAAATCCTAGGATGGATAAATGGATCCGAGGAATTATCACGACTCGTCTGGGAGACCTTCATTACGAGATTGATTACAACGGTCGAAGATTCAAACGCCATATAGATCAAATTCGAGGACATGAAGAAGGTAAGACGACAGAGCAATCCAATGTTACTCCAGCACCCGATGTGAGTAACAATTGGGAAAGCCGTCAACCCCGGCGAGTACGATTCTATCCGGATACTTCGGAAGCACACACACCGGTGGCACCTACGAACGCAAAAATACAGTCGTCTCCAGTGCCACAACCAAGGACTTCGACTCGTACAACAACGGTTTCAGAACAGATCCCATCAACAGCATCCGATAGAGGCGTTATAAGAAACGGGCACGCCTCACCTCCAGTTCTTCCTCGGAGATCGACAAGGGATCGTCGTCTTCCGAACAGATTCTCTCCAAGTCGCTAA